From Amyelois transitella isolate CPQ chromosome 17, ilAmyTran1.1, whole genome shotgun sequence:
GTAATTTATACTTGCGAAAATAATTGTATCGTTAAAGTCAATATACTGATTTCAAATTTGACAATGCGCCCTCATAACTTTcctgatttaattatttttttaatattgaaataaaaacttatcttGCCAATGGCTGCTCTAGTAAACATTGGCTCCAGCCGTGCTGCTAATGTGCTACCATGACAAATTCAACTtctaaacttttattcattattatgggacacttctatatcacttaataattgtcaaatctttgacgtcaactaatgttgtgaaacaaaatcacaacattggttgacgctTCGAAAGGGttagtgtagaagaagcggtaacatactgcactgcagcattttatttaacaacgtCAAATTTACAACTAACTAAACTTAGAAAAGAAATACAGACTAATTGActtatatgaaattgaaatattaataataacattttaataagtcatatatgtagatttatgAGTTTTTAATGTTACATATTAGTAGATATTATAACAGTAATACAAACTCATTTATGGGACTAATtaaagtatgtataaattatgtcGAAATGCACTAGGAAACACTTTGGTGCTAAAAAAGAACTATACCGAATAACGATGTTTAGGGAGCTTTTAAAGCTTAAGGAACTTTTGTGGtgcaaatttgttttataatagagTTTTCGATACTGTTATAGTACTAGTACCACAATAGTGATACTGACGAACTTTTAGAGATAAGTGATATATTAAAGTGTCACAAAGATTGTCTACAGTATTAAATAGTACTATAATTGCATGTTTTATATTCTTGAAAGTtttctcttaaaaaaattaaatatattcatttgAGGATTCAGTAAACGTTTAAAGAGCCAATTTATAGGGCCGAAATTCTCTTTTATCTTATAAAACTAAACCActcttttaaaatgtttatagcaTTTATAAGCCTTATAGTAGGCTTATGTCACTGTTTGGTGCTAAAATGCCTTAGTTATAGCGCCTTATGTCAATTGGGAAGTTTCTTTAggcttaatttcaatttttatctACAATAGTCTTTAATTACTCTTCAATATCACAAAGAACGACTGCGATACCTAGTAAGATATCACGTTTGACCATTAGTCGTCCACTCGCCTTCCATCCTCCAGACGGAGAAAGCGTAGCTCAGCTTGTCCTGCGCCAAATACTTACCGTGTTCGCTCCCCGCGTCACTGCTGCCCTCGCTATTCGAACCCGCCTCGCCGTTCGACAGGATTTGGTACAAAAACTCAATGTACTGCGTCGCCAGCTGGAGCGTTTGTATCTTCGAAAGCTTGTCGCTCGGCAGAGATGGTATGATTTGTCTTAAACTCGCGAACGCATCGTTCAGACTCTGCGTCCGCTGTCTTTCCCGCACGTTAGCCATCACTCGCTGAATGTGTAACTCTTCAAACGACTGCGCCTTCTTCCGCGAAGACTTAGAACGCTTCCTCGAACGCTTTTGTTCCTCATTTTCAGAACTTCGGTCCTCTGACGACTGGTACGCATCAACTAATTTCGGTAGTTCGTTGTTTTCGTAGTAGTTTCTTATTTTGTCCTGCGAGTTTGAATCGTCGAAATAGAAACTTCTAGGAGCTTGTCGTTGGTACTGTTGTTCGTATGACGAGTACAGCTGTGGTTTATAATCCCGGTCTTGACACTCGAAGGTGCCGTTCGTCTGCCACTGCGGCGGCACTGGTTGCTCGTGGCCGTTGCTGAGGTCCATCAGGAGTGTCGGCGAGGAAGGTGCAAAAGCGGGCGCTTCAGCGTGCCGCTCTACCCCCACCGGCGCGTACCCGAAATATTCCTCATCTTCGTACTCGAGATCCTGCTCGCGTTTGATTGGCAAAGATGTGTCACAAGATTCATAGTTCATTTTCCGGCGAAGTATTCGCGGCTCCGGACGTTCCCGACATGAGAATCGCTGGCGGACTGCAGCCGACTGCGTAGTCCTGCGCCTGGGCCTCGATCCGCCCCGAGCCGTCCCTTCATTGactagattaaaaaaataaccatcTCCATCGCGCCGCGGCCCGCCCCCGGACGCAGGACGCGCGCCAGACAGAGACGGAAAAAGCCGCGCACGTTGTTTCTGTTTATCTCGTCCATCATCTATGTATAAGATATGTAGATATGGGTGGGTCGCCATAACCGATCGCATCGGTGAATTCGCATCCTGTGGGACTTCGACGAATCGGTCTTTGTAGAtgataaagaaaatacttacttatacctACGCTAAGTTATTGGATGGCGTTTTGCAAATTAATACTGTCAAatcatacctacctacttgatAAGTATTTCGAtgctgtaaatataaaatttctttaagtAGAGCCTTTTGCGTAAacgaatatattattttaacctctaaaatttaaaagagcTGTTTTGTGCACTATGGCcgtaataaaatcgattttaatggccattataatatttcacgTGACATAAAGTTCGGCGCCACCCTTGCTCGTTTTTTGTTCCAGTCGCGTCCTGCCGAGGCGGTTATCCTAAAAATATCCCTGACGCAATGTGACCAAGGAACTTCGAAACGATCCCACGGGCGCACGACCATCAACCtacgttataaatatttaatttatttatcttgctcccAATAACAAAGATAGGTATGACAGCGCCTGCGTCTGCGCAATGTTTGGGCTAACTGCGCTGACAATCTCTGTGTTGTATCATAGATCATTAACATGTGATTAGTTTTCTTGTGAAAGATTCAACTACGTTTGAAAATTacacattt
This genomic window contains:
- the LOC106134251 gene encoding twist-related protein-like, producing MNYESCDTSLPIKREQDLEYEDEEYFGYAPVGVERHAEAPAFAPSSPTLLMDLSNGHEQPVPPQWQTNGTFECQDRDYKPQLYSSYEQQYQRQAPRSFYFDDSNSQDKIRNYYENNELPKLVDAYQSSEDRSSENEEQKRSRKRSKSSRKKAQSFEELHIQRVMANVRERQRTQSLNDAFASLRQIIPSLPSDKLSKIQTLQLATQYIEFLYQILSNGEAGSNSEGSSDAGSEHGKYLAQDKLSYAFSVWRMEGEWTTNGQT